From Fusobacterium varium:
TATAGGCATGGAGCATCTGTCTCATTGCTCCTTCACTGCTGCTCCCATATACAGTATCTCCTAATATTGGATGATTTAGATATTTCATATGAACTCTTATCTGATGTGTCCTTCCTGTTTCTATTCTCACCTTTACAAGAGAAAAATTTTTCCCTTCATCTAAAATTTCATAATTAGAAACAGCATATTTTCCATTAGTTTCTACTACTGCCATTTTTTTTCTATCTTTTATATCTCGTCCTATAAGAGTTTCTATTCTCCCATATTTATTCTTAAATATTCCCTTTGCTATACATACATATACTTTTTCTAAATTTTTTTCTTTAAACATATCTGAGAGAGTTGAATGGGCTTCATCATTCTTAGCTACTACTATAACACCACTTGTATCTTTATCCAGTCTGTGAACAATTCCTGGTCTTATTACTCCATTTATAGTAGAAAGATCCTTTATATGATATAATAAGGCATTTACAAGAGTACCATTATAATTACCATGGGCTGGATGTACTACCATATTAGGAGCTTTATTTATAATAACTATATCTTTATCTTCATATATTATATTAAGTGGAATATTTTCTGGTATCACATCAAGAATTTCATCTTCTGGAATATTTACTACTATTGTTTCTGTTCCTTTAAGTTTGTTCCCACTTTTAGTAACTTTTTTCCCAGTTATTTCCACATATCCATTATCAATTATTTTTTGAATGTATGATCTTGTTGCGTCGTCTATTACTTCATTCAAAAAACTATCTATTCTTTTTCCCTTATCATTTTCATTAGCAGATACAGTTATTGTTTCTTTAATATTTTCCATAATTTCTCCACATTTTTTATTTTTTTTTAATTATAGCATTTATTAGAAA
This genomic window contains:
- a CDS encoding 23S rRNA pseudouridine synthase, with product MENIKETITVSANENDKGKRIDSFLNEVIDDATRSYIQKIIDNGYVEITGKKVTKSGNKLKGTETIVVNIPEDEILDVIPENIPLNIIYEDKDIVIINKAPNMVVHPAHGNYNGTLVNALLYHIKDLSTINGVIRPGIVHRLDKDTSGVIVVAKNDEAHSTLSDMFKEKNLEKVYVCIAKGIFKNKYGRIETLIGRDIKDRKKMAVVETNGKYAVSNYEILDEGKNFSLVKVRIETGRTHQIRVHMKYLNHPILGDTVYGSSSEGAMRQMLHAYRLKFNHPVTEKEMIITAEIPEDFKKAAKFAGVDVNKIKF